From one Lycium barbarum isolate Lr01 chromosome 6, ASM1917538v2, whole genome shotgun sequence genomic stretch:
- the LOC132643842 gene encoding uncharacterized protein LOC132643842: MECRQCPQGTHPRQWVFRVSLRQRRRQGIDTPKWPYTYNSRPMVLKKWTPDFKIGKESMRVIPLWVTFPGLTVQCWAEENLGRIASCIGTPLCTDKLTAQYEKISHARVLIEMDITQTLPDVVNIETPEEGIWEQEIDYDWKPRFCKNCNHFSHLTDECQTHKEAEHQQKKVRKGRVRKEWQASKNAGATSTSHTIMTRNLGKQSIVPYENTDIGEHRKLVYMNKNGKQVQVYKEPDQLDPAILVQKNQFAVLKINEGGRQNASTQLVDKGDNSSQNHPT, from the coding sequence ATGGAATGCCGTCAGTGTCCCCAAGGTACTCATCCACGACAATGGGTATTTCGTGTTTCGCTTCGACAACGAAGAAGACAAGGAATTGATACACCAAAATGGCCATACACGTACAACAGTCGACCCATGGTACTGAAAAAGTGGACACCTGATTTCAAGATAGGCAAGGAATCTATGCGAGTTATTCCACTTTGGGTCACATTCCCAGGCTTAACTGTACAATGCTGGGCTGAGGAAAACTTAGGCAGAATTGCCAGTTGTATTGGAACTCCTCTATGCACAGATAAATTGACTGCTCAATATGAAAAAATCTCTCATGCCCGGGTCTTGATAGAAATGGACATCACGCAAACATTGCCTGATGTGGTAAACATTGAGACGCCAGAGGAAGGTATATGGGAGCAAGAAATAGATTATGACTGGAAACCCAGATTCTGCAAAAACTGTAACCACTTTAGTCATCTTACTGATGAGTGTCAAACTCACAAGGAAGCCGAACACCAACAAAAGAAAGTGAGGAAAGGCAGGGTACGAAAAGAGTGGCAAGCAAGCAAAAATGCAGGAGCGACGTCCACCAGCCACACCATAATGACACGAAATCTGGGCAAGCAAAGCATAGTGCCATATGAGAATACTGACATTGGGGAACATAGGAAACTAGTGTACATGAATAAGAATGGAAAACAAGTGCAGGTCTATAAGGAACCTGACCAACTGGATCCTGCCATACTAGTACAGAAAAATCAGTTTGCAGTGCTAAAGATAAATGAAGGTGGTCGACAGAACGCGTCTACTCAATTGGTGGACAAAGGTGATAACTCCTCCCAAAATCACCCAACATGA
- the LOC132643841 gene encoding uncharacterized protein LOC132643841, with translation MIICSWNIRGLNQYYKIKELDSFLKKNKIDLVGYYETRVKVNKASKIQWKFGHEWVFITNYNYAENGRIWVGWKTAKVDVQAVYTNEQVIHCQVQDKNTTFSSYITFVYGKHTVADRRPLWEQLREIKGTINTPWLILGDFNNILHVEDRLNGAPVHHIEMQDFQQCLDDIEVGQLTYTAIGTVYMPPECSDHAPILINTKVHRAAGKRPYRLLTGYAIFSIVRKLKILEEHTRELHKTYSAAEMRIQGLKEQLKITQEALNEDHFNQHLIEEEKALLLQIEMWDNIHEKILRQKSRATWIHSGDKNSKYFFAQLKSRQSRNTVKCIFNEQNQKLTDPALIQQEFQIFFLNLLGQAAPVMPGNMDEDGMPIQNPPVAVGEEAAGAGYAAAIQPPPLIGNSSVSMEAVRLRLFPYSLTGEATAWLDDLPSGSITT, from the exons ATGATAATCTGCTCTTGGAACATACGAGGACTTAATCAGTACTACAAAATAAAGGAGTTAGATAGTTTTTTAAAGAAGAATAAAATTGACTTGGTGGGCTACTACGAAACCAGAGTCAAGGTTAATAAGGCTAGTAAAATTCAATGGAAATTTGGGCACGAGTGGGTCTTTATCACCAACTATAACTATGCTGAGAATGGACGGATATGGGTGGGCTGGAAAACTGCAAAGGTGGATGTACAGGCAGTCTACACTAACGAACAGGTGATACACTGTCAAGTGCAGGACAAAAATACCACGTTTAGCAGCTATATCACTTTTGTATATGGCAAGCACACCGTGGCAGATAGGAGACCACTATGGGAGCAGCTAAGAGAGATCAAAGGCACCATAAACACCCCCTGGCTTATCCTTGGTGACTTTAACAACATATTACATGTGGAAGATAGGCTAAATGGTGCCCCTGTTCATCATATAGAAATGCAAGACTTTCAACAATGTCTAGATGACATTGAAGTGGGGCAGCTTA CATACACTGCAATAGGTACGGTCTATATGCCACCTGAATGCTCGGACCATGCCCCAATATTGATAAATACTAAAGTGCATAGAGCTGCTGGAAAAAGACCATACCGACTCCTAACA GGATATGCTATATTTTCCATAGTGAGGAAGCTGAAAATCCTAGAAGAACATACCAGGGAACTGCACAAAACCTACTCAGCAGCTGAAATGAGGATCCAAGGACTGAAAGAGCAGCTAAAAATAACACAAGAGGCTCTGAATGAAGACCATTTCAATCAACATCTGATAGAGGAAGAGAAAGCTCTACTGCTGCAGATTGAGATGTGGGACAACATCCATGAGAAAATCCTACGACAAAAATCCAGAGCCACTTGGATACATAGTGGGGACAAGAATTCTAAATACTTCTTTGCTCAGTTGAAGTCCAGGCAGTCGAGAAATACtgtcaaatgcatatttaatGAACAGAACCAGAAGCTTACGGATCCTGCTCTGATTCAACAAGAATTCCAGATtttttttctgaacttattagGGCAGGCAGCGCCAGTTATGCCAG GCAATATGGATGAGGATGGTATGCCTATCCAAAATCCACCAGTAGCGGTTGGTGAAGAAGCTGCGGGGGCAGGCTATGCAGCTGCAATTCAGCCCCCGCCTTTgattggaaactcga GCGTTTCAATGGAAGCAGTCAGGCTACGGCTCTTCCCGTACTCTCTAACGGGGGAAGCCACAGCTTGGCTAGATGATCTTCCTTCCGGATCCATCACTACTTAG